The following coding sequences lie in one Blastocatellia bacterium genomic window:
- a CDS encoding SDR family oxidoreductase, producing MSRVALITGVAGGIGRATAQLFSSAGWQVIGVDRTPAADYDGVTHYMQVDVSVETDVCQAAQRLAKQIERLDTLINNAAIQICKPIMQMSVAEWDMTMAVNVRAAFLWTKAVHPWLCAQRGSIVNVSSVHAVATSAQMAAYAASKGALLALTRALAIELAPDGIRVNAVLPGAVNTPMLHAGLTRGHLVGADLADKLAALAQRTVIGRVAEPDEIARAILFLADNQQSSFMTGQALIVDGGATTRLSTE from the coding sequence ATGAGTCGCGTGGCGCTGATCACGGGCGTCGCCGGTGGCATCGGTCGAGCGACGGCGCAACTGTTCTCATCAGCCGGCTGGCAAGTCATTGGCGTTGATCGAACGCCAGCGGCTGACTACGACGGCGTGACTCACTATATGCAGGTTGACGTGTCGGTTGAAACCGACGTCTGCCAGGCCGCCCAACGCCTCGCAAAACAGATTGAGCGACTCGATACGCTGATCAACAATGCAGCGATACAAATTTGCAAGCCGATCATGCAGATGAGCGTCGCTGAATGGGACATGACAATGGCTGTGAATGTGCGAGCAGCCTTTCTCTGGACGAAAGCTGTGCATCCATGGCTATGCGCCCAGCGGGGCAGCATTGTCAACGTCAGCTCGGTGCATGCTGTGGCGACATCGGCGCAGATGGCCGCCTATGCTGCCAGCAAGGGCGCTCTGCTCGCGTTGACGCGCGCTTTGGCCATTGAGCTGGCGCCCGACGGCATTCGCGTGAACGCCGTGTTGCCCGGCGCGGTCAATACGCCGATGCTGCACGCCGGGTTGACCCGGGGACATCTGGTCGGTGCTGACCTTGCCGACAAGCTCGCTGCGTTGGCGCAAAGAACCGTCATCGGACGTGTCGCTGAGCCTGATGAGATTGCCCGCGCGATACTCTTCCTGGCTGACAATCAGCAATCATCGTTCATGACCGGTCAGGCGTTGATTGTGGATGGAGGCGCGACGACTCGCCTGAGCACGGAGTAA
- a CDS encoding class I SAM-dependent methyltransferase, with translation MSAKLKLALWYLKQPKLYPELFRRVRRKVQTLGVNHAEIKQQVAQWCEAQAVDTRDAILQLTGWTTFAPVAELFAEPLRAAQKRVERYTVISGPGNLDLIYHLTEFLQAERVVETGVAYGWSSLAFLLSLRRRPAARLISTDLPYAFNQDQSYVGCVVPPALRAQWQLLCGADREVLPSALAQLRPIDLCHYDSDKSYEGRLWAYQQLWAALRPGGIFISDDVDDNWGFRDFCHCVAQPPLIVRSPATRGVKYVGVLVKPASQMTQPGGR, from the coding sequence ATGTCAGCCAAACTCAAACTGGCGCTCTGGTACTTGAAGCAGCCAAAACTCTATCCCGAATTATTCCGTCGGGTCAGGCGCAAAGTGCAGACTCTCGGCGTCAATCACGCTGAGATCAAGCAGCAGGTTGCACAGTGGTGTGAAGCGCAAGCTGTGGATACACGTGATGCAATCCTGCAATTGACCGGCTGGACGACGTTCGCGCCGGTGGCTGAACTGTTTGCCGAGCCACTCCGAGCGGCGCAGAAACGTGTCGAACGCTACACGGTCATCAGCGGGCCGGGCAATCTGGACCTGATCTACCATCTGACGGAGTTCTTGCAAGCAGAACGAGTCGTGGAAACGGGCGTGGCCTATGGGTGGTCGTCGCTAGCTTTTCTGCTGTCGCTCCGTCGGCGACCGGCAGCGCGACTCATCAGCACAGACCTGCCCTATGCGTTCAATCAAGACCAATCGTATGTCGGCTGCGTTGTGCCGCCGGCGTTGCGGGCGCAATGGCAACTGCTCTGCGGCGCCGACCGCGAGGTCTTGCCTTCGGCGTTGGCGCAACTCAGGCCAATTGATCTGTGCCACTACGACAGCGACAAGTCCTACGAAGGTCGCCTCTGGGCTTATCAACAATTGTGGGCGGCGCTCAGGCCGGGCGGCATTTTCATCTCAGATGATGTGGACGACAATTGGGGCTTCAGAGATTTTTGTCACTGCGTAGCTCAGCCGCCGTTGATTGTGCGTTCGCCGGCAACACGCGGCGTCAAATATGTCGGCGTGCTGGTCAAGCCGGCGTCGCAGATGACGCAACCTGGAGGCCGATAA